A single Apostichopus japonicus isolate 1M-3 chromosome 11, ASM3797524v1, whole genome shotgun sequence DNA region contains:
- the LOC139976009 gene encoding uncharacterized protein — protein MSRYNPKQTTLQAAIYGDNGTAVGEILGRNTAAKDVSRDSLVTACRFGKLEAVEAIIQNDTDAVLLKELGPSLLHDACLGGHVDTVRLLLRCGVDPEAKNKRQWYPCHTAAYHGEVTCLEALVGHGVDCNAIDPQGQTPCHLASEKNHPKILEFLVQQGYDLEVTNAKGQRPVHLAAKHGGLECLILFTQMDCDTNAKDGSGRTPAHYAAAGDHIDCLRFLLQHGANKETPDNSERVLTHSAASQGAMSCLHWLLDKHPDTVNLLDKNKNTPAHLAAAGGHGKCFHCCLQHGADLSLENNKRDTAVEAGRRYGHPLRMEKACKNELQCVHCKDTFELLEWERTHQPNIVQQMVSKSKKTIFTSPLPKVRRGEKKKRDRIKSAASNHSEEGRDLQKRDLVARYFVGEEQEIES, from the exons ATGAGTCGCTACAATCCAAAGCAGACCACTTTACAAGCAGCTATCTATGGAGATAATGGGACTGCGGTAGGAGAAATATTAGGGAGAAACACAGCAGCTAAAGATGTATCCCGTGATTCTTTGGTCACTGCCTGCAGATTTGGAAAGCTAGAAGCCGTAGAGGCAATCATTCAG AATGATACAGATGCCGTTCTCCTTAAAGAACTGGGACCAAGCTTGCTACACGATGCATGTCTCGGTGGTCACGTAGATACCGTCAGGCTTCTCCTGAGATGTGGTGTGGACCCAGAAGCCAAGAATAAGAGGCAGTGGTACCCATGTCACACTGCAGCTTACCATGGGGAAGTTACTTGCTTGGAGGCCCTGGTAGGTCACG GTGTCGATTGCAATGCGATCGACCCCCAAGGACAGACCCCCTGCCATTTAGCGTCAGAGAAAAACCACCCCAAAATTCTCGAGTTCTTAGTCCAGCAAGGATATGACCTGGAAGTGACCAATGCTAAAGGTCAGAGACCAGTGCACCTAGCTGCCAAACATGGAG GTCTGGAGTGTCTCATTCTGTTTACACAAATGGATTGTGACACCAACGCCAAAGATGGGAGCGGAAGGACACCCGCCCACTATGCGGCAGCGGGGGATCACATCGACTGCCTTCGGTTTCTCCTGCAGCACGGGGCAAACAAAGAAACCCCCGACAACTCTGAAAGAGTGCTGACTCACTCT GCAGCATCTCAAGGAGCGATGAGCTGCCTCCACTGGCTACTGGATAAACATCCTGACACGGTTAACCTCCTCGATA AAAATAAGAACACACCAGCTCATCTGGCAGCGGCTGGAGGTCATGGAAAGTGCTTCCACTGCTGTTTGCAACACGGAGCCGACCTCTCACTGGAAAACAACAAACGGGACACCGCTGTGGAGGCGGGAAGGCGATACGGCCACCCTCTACGGATGGAGAAAGCTT GTAAAAATGAACTTCAGTGCGTGCATTGTAAGGACACGTTTGAGCTGTTGGAATGGGAGAGGACCCATCAACCAAACATTGTACAACAGATGGTTAGCAAATCAAAGAAAACCATCTTCACATCACCTCTACCGAAAGTCAG ACGAGGAGAGAAGAAGAAACGTGACAGAATCAAGTCTGCCGCCAGCAATCACTCAGAGGAGGGCAGAGACCTCCAGAAGAGGGACTTAGTAGCGAGGTACTTTGTCGGTGAAGAACAGGAAATTGAAAGTTGA